agatgaagaagaaagcGTGTGACATATCTGGACGGACAATGTGATTAAAcatcgtcaattaaatattcgagGCACTGTTTTAGAAGTACACAGGCCAAGATTAATGAGCAAAGTGAATTACTTGCTTCTTATTTAGTCGATTCAACAATATATCATCCGAAAGTCATTTGGAAATGAATctgttaaaagtaatatttttctacgatGACGAAACTATGAATCTAATTGCTATTTTAATGTCGCGACGAACCTGTTAAATTCATAAACAATTATGTTGCATGAACCAACCAAGTTTCTCGATGGAAATCGTTACGATCTACTTACGGTTTCACggtaatataatttactttaccGGAGAAgagtgaaattttgttataataaaattctcagGGACTACGTAAGTACTTTCTAAGTACTaactaattaattatcaaaattacaCATTACGTAAGTAACGTTAACGGACATGATTTATTATGCAATGTCTTACAAGAAATTTAGTATTGGAtcatgtattattaattaaatttacttgcCTTTATCAATTGTAATATGAGCTgcgtaaaagaaattttgtataaattaatgaaattaattatccatTACTGTGGATGTTTCGAATAAGACATGCACAGCTTTcgtgaaatattgtttaaattatttcataacaatttcattcaagATGAAGACCATGATACAATGATACAGCTTGTGTTAggcattgttttatttataccatcaaaaatattgataaaataattcgatttaaccaagtataataataaattattgcgTTTTAggtattttattgtaaagaCTATCGAATGCATTAGACATATACAACTTGCGTTCAgcgttgttttatttattccattaaaaatatacaaaataatataattggaTTTAACCGAGAAGTAAATTATCGATTCTTAGATATTTGATtgtaaatgttattaaatgtaatagaCAGCTGCAACTTATATTCagcattgttttatttatctcaTAATAAGTATTGAAAGCAAAACGATCGGATTTAATTGACTAGACCTTGAAGTCTTGGATATTTGATTGTAAATACTATTCCGGGAATACGTGCAATTGCAGTAAAGAACAATCAAAGAAGAATTCAGCTACGAGCTTTATTAAAGACAATGCGAATAGATCGTGGCTCTTGACCTCCACCGTTTCTAAAGTAGAGATATCCCAACCAATTTGAGGAGACGGCTGCGTGAAGTCACAAACTGCGGTTACACAGAGCAATCACGGAGGCGCAGTCATTTAAGGACATCCTACACTTTCATCGAGTAACGACGGGGAGAGACAAAGAGACACAGTGTCCGTTGATCTTATTAACGTTATACCACCTGACACTATAAACTCGAGATTCTCGGGGGCTCACAATAGCAAGACATCGATCCAACTTTCTTCTTCTCAAATGTCATTTTAACCTAAGAACCAAATGTAGATATGCGGGACTGTGGAGAAGAACaaataatgatttaaaaattttgaaaagttcaTTACAGcgatataaaatgatatatacaaaatttctgaGCGATATCGTAATGTAACAGAGGTATAAATTTCAGAGTTAACAGAATAAATACTTCTAATTGCACTTCTAATTGCAAagtataaagtaataatataataaacatctGCTAGAAAAGTGACACAATTCAACGATTCGCTGTTGGAAAGCAATAATTAGGTaccttaaaataaactatCTCATGTTagaatacttaaaaattgtcaagaattttctaatcttgtctatctttatttataagtcACTGTTACATTTTCGGGAATATTGAAATGGCATATACACGacgaaatcattatttttgtatcgatttGGCATTTTGTCATATATTGTACGAagctatatatttttcacacAGACAATACGTAATAACTTCTGACTTTACCGTTGAATAAAGATAGTAAAGGCTTAAAAATACTCCAAAAAAACTCTTCTACATAATCtaatgagaaaatattttaaatacgtttctgcaaaaaaaaatgtataaagacaaatgaaaaaacaaatggaACGTCTAGTATTAATGTTTTGGTATTAATAGTTGACTAGTTGAACTGGAAAGGAATTAAAAGATGCAATGTAAACATTCGCAACAGTACAATTTTTTgagtaaaatatcatttcaatgGCACACATCACTCAGTTacgatacaattaaaaaatctaaaaaccACGTTCCGATTACATTTACAGCGCCAGTCTCGGGTAGCTACTTACCACCATCAACGAGCTATGGCACACCGAATCTAGGAGGAGGTGGCGGAAGCGGAGGTTACTCCGGTGGATCGCCATCGTCTTCTTATGGTGCACCTAGCGGCGGCGGTGGTCGTCCATCCTCCAACTACGGAGCACCGagtggcggcggcggcggaggATACAACGGAGGTGGCGGAGGTGGCGGAGGATACAACGGAGGCGGCGGAGGTGGTGTACCATCGTCTAATTATGGCACACCAGGATTCGGCGGCGGTGGCAGCGGCGGGGGTGGTGGCGGATACTCGCCTCCGTCCAGCAACTATGGAGCACCGAATGGAGGTGGCAGACCCTCGAGCAGTTATGGTGCCCCGTCAGGAGGCGGTGGCGGTGGATTCGGTGGAGGTGGCGGTGGATTCGGAGGTGGAAGACCTTCCAGTAACTATGGCGCTCCTACCTCCGGAGGTGGCGGCGGTTACTCCGGTGGAACTCCTTCATCGAACTACGGTGCACCGTCGCGTGGAGGTGGAAACGGTGGTGGAAGACCATCCTCTTCTTACGGGGCACCGAGCTCTGGCCCGTCCGGCAGCTATGGTGCACCGActggcggcggcggcggtggtggATACTCAAGACCATCTTCGAGTTACGGTACACCTAGCACCGGTGGTGGCAGTTTCGGAGGGTAAAAAAATACACGAtattactttactttttttcaatgGTTTAAACTAGGAACGAGGAAACCGCACCCTTTTGAATGTTCGATCCTTCTTTATCGCATAGCTTGGCAATTAGATGCGGCTAAATTGATTAGATGCAGCAAGAAAAATTACGTTTTCTTTGGGAATATTGAGTACGATTTCAGGAAGACGCGATGCTATGTTGTAATTAGTATTTTGGTTAATTATATACAGTCTGAACAAACGTACNNNNNNNNNNATTTTGTATATACGTGTTTATTATGTAGGCTTGTTTAGAATTtagctattatttattttgctttgACACATTATCTATCGAGAGCCTATTAATAGAGTTTTCAATTATAGCGTTTACCTACCTGAACTAATTAACTGTGTTGGTTATAATGGTCAATTTGAGAAAGTTGACAAGGCTATTGACATACATAATAACAGTATGCAAAAGTTAATGTCagcgtaaataaatatatcctTTTCTAAATTGCAGTTTCTTTCTATATAAGCTGATAGATAGTTAAAGTATCAATCAAATTACTTGCTTTACACTAGTCTTCTTCTAAGttgaagtttctttttatataagcTCATAGATAGTTacatatcaaattaaatagaacaattattatttactttacaaaGTCCAATATTGCTTCAGAGTATATCTGGTGAATTTTCTCCTGTATGCAATGGTATTCGACATAATTTGAAACTGtatctaatttttatcaaatcaACGAGGCTCAAAGTTTAATTTGCTTTATACGAAATATCTCGTGACTCGTACgcaatgtgttaataattactgcagatgtatttaaattaagatTTTCTAATTAAGATTCTCTTCGTTACGAAAAAGTTGCTTACAGTTACGAATCGTATAAGCGAATTGTACAATGTTTAtccatatacagggtgtcccagacttagtgtaagaaccggaaatggggggaaGCTGGGATGATTCTGagccacaatttcctttgcaaaaatatgggatggtgcttcgtttttgaattattaatgaaaaagcaccgaccaatcacagcgcccgattATCGCGCGCTCAGCTGGCTACGCCCCGACCTGAAGTAACCAGCCAATCCTGGCTCGAATCTATGCTCTCGCgactgagcgcgcgctactcgagCGCTgcgattggtcggtggttttttgttaataattcaaaaaccaAGAACTatctgacatttttgcaaaggaaattgtggttcagaattcttacactaattccgGGACACGCTGTATATCTAGACATTAACACTAGAATTACCAAGCAGGTAAATTTGATTCATGTACGTCGAActcctttttaaaattactccatCGTTAACTTGGGCTACAATTTTAATGACGTTTATTGAGATAGTTTACGGTACCATTTCAGGTCCGGCGGATATTCTGGAGGCGGCGGTGGTTACTCTGGAGGAAACGGAGGTGGTTATTCCGGAGGTGGTGGCTACTCGGGCGGCGGTGGCTACTCTGGAGGAGGCGGTGGCGGCTACTCTGGAGGAGGCAGTGGCGGCTACTCTGGAGGAGGTAGTGGCGGCTACTCTGGAGGAGGCGGAGGTGGCTACTCTGGAGGAGGCGGAGGTGGTTATTCTGGAGGAAATGGAGGCGGTTATTCCGGAGGTGGAGGTGGTTACTCCGGTGGTGGAGGTGGTTACTCGGGAGGCGGCGGTGGTTACTCCGGCGGTGGAAATGGTGGAGGTGGTCAGAGCTATGCCAGCAACGGAGGTTATCAATATTAATCGCGGGAACCGTTCGCCTCGCGCGAGGACCTTCGAGCTTGTTTCACCTGTAATTGAGTATCATCGGACCAAGCAAAGGGACTCGAATGACTCGGAAACCTCCACGCTGCGACTCAAACACAGTAAAATTATTCTGAAGGCTAAGAACTGTCGGTCCAACGAAACGTCTACTGCCGGAACGAAGATGCGCGAAGCGGAATCAAAGGTCGCTCCCGCGAATTCGAAACCATCCACCGAGCATCCAGGATTCGCATTAATGTTTAACAGCAACGCGGCCGCTGTTGAAAAGAAACCGGAACGTTTGCCAGGCCAGACGCATTCCCGCGAACCGACGAAAGAACGGAACACGGTAGAAACGTAGAAAGGATTAAGAACGATGCTTCGCTGTTTCTTGATTGATCGCAATACACGCTCGCGGGAAGACGTCTGCCGTTATTAACATTCGTCGTCGAATCGGAAGGAAGAAATTTCACCTGCGAAAACCGCTGAAAGGAGGCGAGGAATCGCGagggagggaaagagagacAAAAAAGTTCACTCCTCATTCAGAGCCtgtaacttatttattttgtaaaaaatgctTTTTGTACTAATAAAACTGCTacgctgaaaaaaaaaaacacgaggAAACTTAATCCCCGGGAAAGAGTTTATTCGGACGCAACCTACCCTTCGAAACCAGAATAAAGATCATTAGGTAACTATAGAAGTAAGACGAAGGGGCACGGCGTAAGGTTAGTTGGGCAACGTAGCCAGTCGGTCGATTTATCGATTCTCCGGGCTCGAATGGCAGGAAGGTATGAATAAGTAAGAGCTCTAGCTATTTCTACTGTAACCTAGCTAAAAACGCCTATCGATGCGAGGACCTACGGCGTACACGTCGATACACCCGCGACGGAAAATCGTGTGTCCTGACCCATTTGCTTTTCCACTCTTCGTACATACCGCTAGACGAAATATTGACGACACCTCTGATATATTATACTATCTCAACAACCCATTCGCATCACGTACGGATATATGCGAATGTAGCGTCAACAGTTTTTTCAAATCTTTCGAAGACATATATTACTGAAAAAAACcgacatattttatttttgtgtgtTTATGGATCGACTATTCCAAGTCTCATCGTTTCGTGTAAACTAGTTATACTCCAtctcttttattattactattattattattattattattattaacgtagaatgagataaaaaaaaataaatcatctTGATACACCTCGTACTAAGATCAAAATTTCCTGTAGTATACAAAGGTTCGTTATTATTACACAGGGTGGGTCACATTTTGCCATCTGGAATTacgttgttattatttatggcGTTAGCAAACAATATTCCAGATGAAAGTTGAATAGTTTTGAGAGGGGCACATTCTGAtggtactctttttttttttgtggacgTGTAGAGAACATACTAACTAAGGCCATCAATGTTTTTTTGAATGGAATCATATATTTGTTGTTGCATCAGTTGATGCTCCTTCATATCCTTTAC
This portion of the Hylaeus volcanicus isolate JK05 chromosome 4, UHH_iyHylVolc1.0_haploid, whole genome shotgun sequence genome encodes:
- the LOC128875268 gene encoding uncharacterized protein LOC128875268 isoform X2, with amino-acid sequence MRPAKSWAPLAATVLATALLLQPIHAEAPVSGSYLPPSTSYGTPNLGGGGGSGGYSGGSPSSSYGAPSGGGGRPSSNYGAPSGGGGGGYNGGGGGGGGYNGGGGGGVPSSNYGTPGFGGGGSGGGGGGYSPPSSNYGAPNGGGRPSSSYGAPSGGGGGGFGGGGGGFGGGRPSSNYGAPTSGGGGGYSGGTPSSNYGAPSRGGGNGGGRPSSSYGAPSSGPSGSYGAPTGGGGGGGYSRPSSSYGTPSTGGGSFGGSGGYSGGGGGYSGGNGGGYSGGGGYSGGGGYSGGGGGGYSGGGSGGYSGGGSGGYSGGGGGGYSGGGGGGYSGGNGGGYSGGGGGYSGGGGGYSGGGGGYSGGGNGGGGQSYASNGGYQY
- the LOC128875268 gene encoding uncharacterized protein LOC128875268 isoform X1 — its product is MQCKHSQQYNFLSKISFQWHTSLSYDTIKKSKNHVPITFTAPVSGSYLPPSTSYGTPNLGGGGGSGGYSGGSPSSSYGAPSGGGGRPSSNYGAPSGGGGGGYNGGGGGGGGYNGGGGGGVPSSNYGTPGFGGGGSGGGGGGYSPPSSNYGAPNGGGRPSSSYGAPSGGGGGGFGGGGGGFGGGRPSSNYGAPTSGGGGGYSGGTPSSNYGAPSRGGGNGGGRPSSSYGAPSSGPSGSYGAPTGGGGGGGYSRPSSSYGTPSTGGGSFGGSGGYSGGGGGYSGGNGGGYSGGGGYSGGGGYSGGGGGGYSGGGSGGYSGGGSGGYSGGGGGGYSGGGGGGYSGGNGGGYSGGGGGYSGGGGGYSGGGGGYSGGGNGGGGQSYASNGGYQY